The following coding sequences lie in one Arachis stenosperma cultivar V10309 chromosome 5, arast.V10309.gnm1.PFL2, whole genome shotgun sequence genomic window:
- the LOC130981756 gene encoding uncharacterized protein LOC130981756 — MACKLHVRSNSLPNGSHPCSSRVQEQLNNLRNFEATCTSESVAKGLSMLEDVYFSLDNLLNVGSTQKAISDHQSEKCFQEILDGSIKVLDVCGIARDTVMQIKENVQSLHSSLRRRKGDSCIEKSIAEYNSSSKKMRKNVNKLITSLKHLQSKYGILNQHQDLSILSEVIAISMCVFQCLLSFLGGPSKSKASKWMNKLMQKGEVNSESGNELQLVDAALNTLLNEGAKGSQIHASNEQLEALEIAIESIESGLENLFRRMIKTRTSLLNILSQ; from the coding sequence CAGTTTGCCAAATGGATCTCATCCATGCTCCTCAAGAGTGCAAGAGCAGTTGAACAACCTCAGGAACTTTGAAGCAACCTGCACATCTGAGTCGGTTGCCAAAGGCTTGTCCATGTTGGAAGATGTATACTTCTCCTTGGACAATCTTCTCAATGTTGGTTCAACCCAGAAGGCCATTTCTGATCATCAAAGTGAGAAATGCTTCCAAGAGATCTTGGATGGCTCAATCAAAGTCTTGGATGTGTGTGGCATTGCAAGGGACACTGTCATGCAGATCAAGGAGAATGTACAATCCCTTCATTCATCTcttagaagaagaaagggagacTCATGCATTGAAAAGAGCATAGCCGAATACAATTCCTCCTCAAAGAAGATGAGGAAGAATGTCAACAAGTTGATCACATCTTTGAAGCACCTACAAAGCAAATATGGAATCTTAAATCAGCATCAAGATCTTAGCATTCTAAGCGAAGTGATAGCAATAAGCATGTGTGTCTTCCAATGTCTGCTATCATTCTTGGGTGGTCCTTCAAAGTCAAAGGCAAGCAAATGGATGAACAAGTTGATGCAAAAGGGAGAAGTGAACTCAGAGAGTGGCAATGAATTGCAATTGGTGGATGCAGCTTTGAACACCCTCTTAAATGAAGGTGCAAAAGGCTCCCAGATTCATGCTTCCAATGAACAATTAGAGGCTTTGGAGATTGCTATTGAAAGCATTGAGAGTGgtttggagaacttatttaggCGCATGATTAAGACTAGAACATCCCTTTTGAACATATTATCCCAATAG
- the LOC130981755 gene encoding uncharacterized protein LOC130981755, with amino-acid sequence MASKLHVRSNSLPNGSHPCFSRVRDELNNLKAFEATSTSESIVTSLSFLEDLHSSLDDLLNVASTQKVISQQQGDKCIEEILDGSMKVLDICGITRDTVMQIKENVQFLHSALRRRKGDSTIETSIAEYNSFSKKTKKNVNKVITTLKQLQSKFGASQLLNEEMMRVLREMIAMNVSIFQSLLTFFARPASKSKVAKWMNKLMHKGVVASEDNSENCNELQLVDATLNILLKEGANGSNMKVAHEQLEALEIAIESIEIRLESLFRSMIKTKTSLLNILSQ; translated from the coding sequence ATGGCAAGCAAGTTGCATGTTCGGTCAAACAGTTTGCCAAATGGATCTCATCCATGCTTCTCTAGGGTAAGAGATGAATTGAATAATCTCAAGGCTTTCGAAGCAACTTCGACGTCTGAGTCAATTGTCACTAGCTTGTCCTTTTTGGAAGATTTACACTCTTCTTTGGATGATCTTCTCAATGTTGCATCAACCCAAAAGGTCATCTCTCAACAACAAGGTGACAAATGCATTGAAGAAATCTTGGATGGATCCATGAAGGTCTTGGATATATGTGGCATCACAAGGGACACAGTTATGCAGATCAAGGAGAATGTGCAATTCCTTCATTCAGCTCTTAGAAGGAGAAAGGGTGATTCAACCATCGAAACAAGCATAGCTGAATACAATTCCTTCTCAAAGAAGACGAAGAAAAATGTCAACAAGGTGATCACAACCCTGAAGCAGCTACAAAGCAAATTCGGAGCATCTCAACTGTTGAATGAAGAAATGATGAGAGTTTTAAGAGAAATGATTGCAATGAACGTGTCTATCTTCCAATCCCTTTTGACTTTTTTCGCTCGTCCAGCATCGAAGTCAAAGGTAGCCAAATGGATGAACAAGTTGATGCATAAAGGAGTGGTTGCATCTGAAGATAACTCAGAGAATTGCAATGAATTGCAATTGGTGGATGCAACTTTGAACATCCTTTTAAAAGAAGGTGCTAATGGTTCCAACATGAAAGTAGCACATGAGCAATTGGAGGCTTTGGAGATTGCAATTGAAAGCATTGAGATTAGATTAGAAAGCTTATTTAGGAGCATGATTAAGACTAAGACATCCCTTTTGAACATATTATCCCAATAG
- the LOC130981753 gene encoding putative pentatricopeptide repeat-containing protein At5g65820, protein MQRFSKKTLPFFKKVNFFQLPLTNSLTVIGQKNTLSQLFSTSFEVCSPHSPPLNHKSSEFDNSSSCISSAASKNHFGLIRLQCSPEKDVNDQSYDEFASDVEKVYRILRKYHSRVPKLELALKESGIVVRPGLTERILNRCGDAGNLAYRFYAWASKQSDYQHSQEVYKAMIKVLGKMRQFGAVWALIDEMRQENPMLISPQMFVILMRKFASARMVQKAIEVLDEMPNYGCEPDEYVFGCLLDALCKNGSIKEAASLFEDMRYRFPPTIKHFTSLLYGWCREGKLMEAKHVLVQMKDAGIEPDIVVYNNLLSGYALAAKMGDAYDLLKEMRRIGCGPNATSYTILIQSLCKHERLEEGMRLFVEMQRNGCDVDAITYTTLISGFCKWGKVERGYELLDRMIQQGHVPNQLTYHHLMLAHEKKEELEECMELVNEMRKIGCTPDLNIYNTVIRLACKLGEIKEGVRLWNEMEASGLSPGIDTFVIMINGFLEQGCQIEACEHFKEMVGRGLFTTPQYGTLKELMNSLLRAQKLELAKDTWNCITSTKGCELNVGAWTIWIHALFSKGHVKEACSFCIDMLDQGLMPQPDTFAKLMRGLRKLYNRQFAVEITEKVRKMAADQKISFKMYKRRGERDLKEKAKEKKDGRKRRARQRHWGGSRQKSSTL, encoded by the coding sequence ATGcagagattttcgaaaaaaacatTGCCTTTCTtcaaaaaagttaattttttccAACTTCCCTTGACAAATTCATTAACAGTTATTGGACAGAAAAATACACTATCCCAGCTGTTTTCTACTAGTTTTGAGGTGTGTTCACCACATTCACCACCACTCAATCATAAGTCCTCAGAATTTGATAATAGTAGCAGCTGCATCAGCAGTGCCGCGTCAAAAAACCATTTTGGCCTTATTCGCCTTCAATGTAGTCCAGAAAAGGATGTAAATGACCAAAGCTACGATGAGTTTGCCTCTGATGTGGAAAAAGTTTATAGAATATTGAGAAAATATCATTCTAGGGTTCCCAAATTGGAGCTTGCTTTGAAAGAATCTGGAATTGTTGTGAGGCCTGGATTAACTGAGCGCATCTTGAATCGATGTGGCGATGCCGGGAATTTGGCATATAGATTCTATGCATGGGCTTCTAAGCAGTCCGATTATCAACACAGTCAAGAAGTTTACAAAGCTATGATTAAGGTTTTGGGCAAAATGCGGCAATTTGGAGCTGTTTGGGCACTAATTGATGAAATGAGGCAAGAGAATCCTATGTTAATTTCTCCGCAGATGTTTGTTATTCTAATGAGGAAGTTTGCTTCTGCAAGGATGGTTCAGAAGGCTATTGAAGTATTAGATGAAATGCCCAATTACGGATGTGAGCCTGATGAATATGTTTTCGGGTGTTTGTTGGATGCATTGTGCAAGAATGGTAGCATTAAGGAAGCCGCTTCGCTTTTTGAGGACATGAGATATCGATTTCCTCCAACCATCAAACATTTCACTTCCTTGTTGTATGGTTGGTGTAGAGAAGGGAAACTTATGGAAGCAAAACATGTGTTGGTGCAAATGAAGGATGCAGGCATTGAACCGGATATCGTTGTTTATAACAATTTGCTTAGTGGTTATGCTTTAGCTGCGAAAATGGGGGATGCTTATGATCTTTTGAAGGAGATGAGAAGGATAGGTTGTGGACCGAATGCAACCTCGTACACAATTTTGATCCAATCACTATGCAAACATGAAAGATTGGAGGAGGGAATGCGGTTATTTGTTGAGATGCAGAGAAATGGCTGTGATGTGGATGCCATAACCTATACAACATTGATTAGTGGGTTTTGCAAGTGGGGAAAAGTTGAAAGAGGTTATGAGCTTTTGGATCGGATGATACAACAAGGCCATGTGCCAAATCAGCTGACTTATCATCATCTCATGTTGGCCCATGAAAAGAAGGAAGAACTGGAGGAGTGTATGGAACTGGTGAATGAGATGCGCAAGATTGGTTGCACTCCTGACCTTAACATCTACAATACGGTTATTAGGTTGGCTTGCAAGTTGGGAGAGATCAAGGAAGGTGTTCGGCTTTGGAATGAAATGGAAGCAAGTGGGCTTAGTCCAGGCATTGACACCTTTGTCATAATGATTAATGGCTTTCTTGAGCAAGGTTGTCAGATTGAAGCTTGTGAACATTTCAAGGAGATGGTTGGCAGAGGGCTTTTTACCACCCCTCAGTACGGTACATTGAAGGAGTTGATGAATTCCCTTTTAAGAGCTCAAAAGCTTGAACTGGCTAAAGATACTTGGAATTGTATTACATCTACCAAAGGATGTGAGTTGAATGTGGGTGCATGGACAATATGGATTCATGCACTCTTTTCAAAGGGGCATGTGAAGGAAGCTTGTTCATTCTGCATAGACATGTTGGATCAGGGGTTAATGCCACAGCCAGATACTTTTGCCAAGCTAATGCGCGGTCTGCGGAAACTATATAACAGACAATTTGCGGTAGAGATCACTGAAAAGGTGAGGAAAATGGCTGCTGATCAGAAGATCAGTTTCAAGATGTACAAGCGGAGAGGAGAGAGGGACTTGAAAGAAAAAGCGAAGGAGAAAAAGGATGGGAGGAAGAGGAGGGCTAGGCAACGCCATTGGGGTGGAAGCCGGCAGAAATCTAGCACATTATAA